The segment AGGGGCCCCACGAGCTGGTCGGCCTCGGCGGCCAGGTCCAGGTCGGGGGGCAACTGGCCGCGCTGGAGGGCGCGTTCGAGCGGCAGGCGGTCGCGGCGGCGCTGCGCGTCGAGGTATCGGGCGCGAAAAGCCGCGGCGAACACGGGATCGTGCTGGGCCTGGGCGATCAGCGCCCTGAAGACGGCGCCGGCGTCGGAGTGGCCGAGGAAATGGGCGAGTTGGCGCAGGTGGGCGCGGAGGTCGAGGGCGAGGTCGCCGTGATCGGGCAGTGGCTGGTCCTCGGCCGCGTCCTGGATGAAGGCGTCCATGAGGACGTCGGTCTTGGTGTTCCACCAGCGGTAGATGGTCTGTTTGGCGACCCCGGCCCGGGTCGCGATG is part of the Streptomyces sp. NBC_01262 genome and harbors:
- a CDS encoding TetR/AcrR family transcriptional regulator; amino-acid sequence: MGSATETAGPVPDRPDRSARHHGNRHGRSEQARQAVLEAADDLLVEKGFAGVTMEGIATRAGVAKQTIYRWWNTKTDVLMDAFIQDAAEDQPLPDHGDLALDLRAHLRQLAHFLGHSDAGAVFRALIAQAQHDPVFAAAFRARYLDAQRRRDRLPLERALQRGQLPPDLDLAAEADQLVGPLYYRVLVTAEPLAEDFTDRLVDAFLLRVRG